In one window of Toxotes jaculatrix isolate fToxJac2 chromosome 10, fToxJac2.pri, whole genome shotgun sequence DNA:
- the hs6st2 gene encoding heparan-sulfate 6-O-sulfotransferase 2 isoform X1, producing the protein MDEKSSSSSHHRLLIVLLMVLLFGVIMVQYMCPSRSECQMLHQVGSWLKVGSATGSRSSGNEVQDGLPKDPYIAEDGALVRFVPRFNFTKADLNRVVDFNIKGDDVIVFLHIQKTGGTTFGRHLVRNIQLERPCECHAGQKKCTCYRPGKKETWLFSRFSTGWSCGLHADWTELTSCVPSRMDSREVPKNMPSRNYYYITILRDPVSRYLSEWRHVQRGATWKASLHVCDGRSPTLSELPSCYSGDDWSGCSLQEFMDCPYNLANNRQTRMLADLSLVGCYNVSAMSEEERWAVLLESAKRNLRGMAFFGLTEYQRKTQYLFERTFNLEFIAPFTQLNGTRASSVDVPPETQHRIRQLNRWDVELYEYARDLFLQRFQVARQQERRQARERRQQERRRLRGRLTTKQGRQLKPTEAPLQPDRHFVVTEEQQREKVGGDNVESEVLFPEWWDLDENSTMEDYMDNVEQW; encoded by the exons ATGGATGAgaaatccagcagcagcagccaccacCGGCTCCTGATCGTCCTGCTCATGGTGTTGCTCTTTGGCGTCATTATGGTCCAGTACATGTGCCCGAGCAGGTCCGAGTGCCAGATGCTGCACCAGGTGGGATCCTGGTTGAAGGTCGGCAGCGCAACTGGTTCCCGGAGTAGTGGCAACGAAGTCCAAGACGGGCTCCCAAAGGATCCATACATTGCTGAAGACGGCGCTCTGGTCCGCTTTGTCCCTCGCTTCAACTTCACCAAAGCCGATTTAAATCGTGTTGTAGATTTCAACATAAAAGGGGATGATGTTATAGTTTTTCTGCACATTCAAAAAACGGGTGGCACGACGTTTGGTCGACACCTGGTGCGGAACATTCAGCTGGAGAGGCCGTGCGAGTGCCACGCAGGTCAAAAGAAATGTACCTGTTACCGGCCAGGTAAAAAGGAAACCTGGCTCTTTTCCCGTTTCTCCACCGGCTGGAGCTGCGGGCTTCATGCGGACTGGACTGAGCTGACCAGCTGTGTGCCGTCACGCATGGACTCACGAGAGGTTCCCAAGAACATGCCCAG taGGAACTATTATTATATAACCATCCTAAGGGACCCAGTGTCACGCTACCTGAGCGAGTGGCGTCATGTGCAGCGTGGTGCCACATGGAAAGCCTCCTTACATGTGTGTGATGGACGTTCACCAACACTGTCTGAGCTGCCAAGCTGCTACTCAGGAGACGACTGGTCAGGTTGCTCACTGCAGGAGTTCATGGACTGCCCCTACAACCTGGCCAACAACCGGCAGACCCGCATGCTGGCTGACCTAAGCCTAGTGGGTTGCTACAATGTCTCTGCCATGAGTGAGGAAGAGCGCTGGGCAGTGCTTTTGGAGAGCGCTAAACGTAACCTACGGGGCATGGCCTTCTTTGGGCTGACCGAGTACCAGCGTAAGACCCAGTACCTGTTTGAACGAACCTTCAACTTGGAGTTCATTGCACCCTTCACACAGCTCAACGGCACCCGCGCCTCCAGTGTTGACGTACctcctgaaacacaacacagaatcCGCCAACTAAACCGATGGGATGTAGAGCTGTATGAGTACGCCCGTGATCTTTTCCTGCAGCGTTTCCAGGTGGCGAGGCAGCAGGAGCGCAGGCAGGCCAGAGAGAGGcggcagcaggagaggaggcgGCTCCGTGGAAGGCTCACAACAAAGCAAGGGAGGCAGCTGAAACCCACAGAAGCACCCCTTCAGCCGGACCGCCACTTTGTTGTAactgaagagcagcagagggagaaggTTGGTGGAGACAATGTGGAGTCAGAAGTGCTATTCCCAGAATGGTGGGATCTGGATGAGAATAGTACCATGGAGGACTACATGGACAATGTGGAACAATGGTAG
- the hs6st2 gene encoding heparan-sulfate 6-O-sulfotransferase 2 isoform X2 — translation MDEKSSSSSHHRLLIVLLMVLLFGVIMVQYMCPSRSECQMLHQVGSWLKVGSATGSRSSGNEVQDGLPKDPYIAEDGALVRFVPRFNFTKADLNRVVDFNIKGDDVIVFLHIQKTGGTTFGRHLVRNIQLERPCECHAGQKKCTCYRPGKKETWLFSRFSTGWSCGLHADWTELTSCVPSRMDSREVPKNMPRNYYYITILRDPVSRYLSEWRHVQRGATWKASLHVCDGRSPTLSELPSCYSGDDWSGCSLQEFMDCPYNLANNRQTRMLADLSLVGCYNVSAMSEEERWAVLLESAKRNLRGMAFFGLTEYQRKTQYLFERTFNLEFIAPFTQLNGTRASSVDVPPETQHRIRQLNRWDVELYEYARDLFLQRFQVARQQERRQARERRQQERRRLRGRLTTKQGRQLKPTEAPLQPDRHFVVTEEQQREKVGGDNVESEVLFPEWWDLDENSTMEDYMDNVEQW, via the exons ATGGATGAgaaatccagcagcagcagccaccacCGGCTCCTGATCGTCCTGCTCATGGTGTTGCTCTTTGGCGTCATTATGGTCCAGTACATGTGCCCGAGCAGGTCCGAGTGCCAGATGCTGCACCAGGTGGGATCCTGGTTGAAGGTCGGCAGCGCAACTGGTTCCCGGAGTAGTGGCAACGAAGTCCAAGACGGGCTCCCAAAGGATCCATACATTGCTGAAGACGGCGCTCTGGTCCGCTTTGTCCCTCGCTTCAACTTCACCAAAGCCGATTTAAATCGTGTTGTAGATTTCAACATAAAAGGGGATGATGTTATAGTTTTTCTGCACATTCAAAAAACGGGTGGCACGACGTTTGGTCGACACCTGGTGCGGAACATTCAGCTGGAGAGGCCGTGCGAGTGCCACGCAGGTCAAAAGAAATGTACCTGTTACCGGCCAGGTAAAAAGGAAACCTGGCTCTTTTCCCGTTTCTCCACCGGCTGGAGCTGCGGGCTTCATGCGGACTGGACTGAGCTGACCAGCTGTGTGCCGTCACGCATGGACTCACGAGAGGTTCCCAAGAACATGCCCAG GAACTATTATTATATAACCATCCTAAGGGACCCAGTGTCACGCTACCTGAGCGAGTGGCGTCATGTGCAGCGTGGTGCCACATGGAAAGCCTCCTTACATGTGTGTGATGGACGTTCACCAACACTGTCTGAGCTGCCAAGCTGCTACTCAGGAGACGACTGGTCAGGTTGCTCACTGCAGGAGTTCATGGACTGCCCCTACAACCTGGCCAACAACCGGCAGACCCGCATGCTGGCTGACCTAAGCCTAGTGGGTTGCTACAATGTCTCTGCCATGAGTGAGGAAGAGCGCTGGGCAGTGCTTTTGGAGAGCGCTAAACGTAACCTACGGGGCATGGCCTTCTTTGGGCTGACCGAGTACCAGCGTAAGACCCAGTACCTGTTTGAACGAACCTTCAACTTGGAGTTCATTGCACCCTTCACACAGCTCAACGGCACCCGCGCCTCCAGTGTTGACGTACctcctgaaacacaacacagaatcCGCCAACTAAACCGATGGGATGTAGAGCTGTATGAGTACGCCCGTGATCTTTTCCTGCAGCGTTTCCAGGTGGCGAGGCAGCAGGAGCGCAGGCAGGCCAGAGAGAGGcggcagcaggagaggaggcgGCTCCGTGGAAGGCTCACAACAAAGCAAGGGAGGCAGCTGAAACCCACAGAAGCACCCCTTCAGCCGGACCGCCACTTTGTTGTAactgaagagcagcagagggagaaggTTGGTGGAGACAATGTGGAGTCAGAAGTGCTATTCCCAGAATGGTGGGATCTGGATGAGAATAGTACCATGGAGGACTACATGGACAATGTGGAACAATGGTAG
- the mbnl3 gene encoding muscleblind-like protein 3 isoform X2 translates to MAVSMTMGRDTKWLTLEVCREFQRGTCSRSDAECKFAHPSRSCHVENGRVIACFDSLKGRCTRENCKYLHPPPHLKTQLEINGRNNLIQQKAAAAMLAQQMQFMLPGTQLQPITTFPVTPSLTTSPSMAFSPYLNHMGPGMGLMPELLPSTPLLVPGSPTGLAAMGNGTSAQKHVRTDKLEVCREFQRGNCTRGESDCRYAHPLEAGMVDCSENSVIVCMDYIKGRCSRDKCKYFHPPAHLQARIKAAQHQASQNTITNTGLPLPPGVVQQLPKRPILEKSNGAAAAVFNPSMFHYQQALANMQLQQPAFIPTVPMMHGATTSTVSSASTPVTNVPFAESAASNQ, encoded by the exons ATGGCTGTCAGCATGACCATGGGACGGGACACCAAATGGCTGACCCTGGAAGTGTGTCGTGAGTTTCAGAGAGGTACTTGCTCAAGGTCTGATGCCGAGTGCAAGTTTGCCCACCCCTCCCGGAGCTGCCATGTGGAGAATGGCCGAGTCATCGCCTGCTTCGACTCACTGAAG gggCGCTGCACACGTGAGAACTGTAAATACCTGCACCCACCTCCACACCTGAAAACCCAGCTGGAGATTAACGGGAGGAACAACCTGATCCAGCAGAAGGCTGCAGCAGCCATGTTGGCTCAACAGATGCAGTTCATGCTGCCTGGAACACAGCTGCAGCCCATA acAACATTCCCGGTCACGCCCTCCCTCACAACGAGTCCAAGTATGGCGTTCAGTCCATATCTGAACCACATGGGCCCAGGCATGGGCTTGATGCCTGAGCTGCTGCCCAGCACTCCCCTGCTGGTCCCTGGGAGTCCCACCGGTCTGGCAGCCATGGGCAACGGCACCTCTGCACAAAAACATGTGCGCACAGACAAGTTGGAG GTTTGTCGAGAATTCCAGCGCGGTAACTGCACACGGGGTGAGAGCGACTGCCGCTACGCTCACCCCCTGGAGGCGGGCATGGTGGACTGCAGCGAGAACTCAGTCATTGTCTGCATGGACTACATCAAGGGCCGCTGCAGCCGAGACAAGTGCAAGTACTTCCATCCGCCTGCTCACCTGCAGGCCAGGATTAAGGCTGCACAGCACCAAGCCAGCCAAAACACAATCACCAACACAGGCTTG CCTCTGCCGCCAGGGGTCGTGCAGCAGCTACCAAAGAGGCCGATCTTAGAGAAGAGCAACGGAGCAGCTGCCGCTGTCTTCAACCCCAGCATGTTCCACTACCAGCAAGCCCTGGCTAACATGCAGCTCCAGCAACCAGCCTTTATCCCCACTG